In the Butyricicoccus intestinisimiae genome, one interval contains:
- the brxL gene encoding BREX system Lon protease-like protein BrxL translates to MDTIIEEKLRDYFDEMVVYKDLKKSNFFKSLSLPSFLRDWVLKKFEDEDGEFDIEEIAQFVQTYLPKKEDWDVGIKNRIIMEYENVKILTKIMVNIDISTQEISFYLPAFDLSPHETIIEADVWQECKEQLSQGRECWGVVELGYRPPTEQPRQPGKIKLISFTDFCPYVVDLDYYKELRAEFSVHEWIDILLGAIDYNASGYKDEPEKRAVLTRLLPFVEKRLNLMELAPKGTGKSYIYGSISKYGNLSAGYMTRAKLFYDLGKHLEGLVYNSDFIAFDEIQKMQFSDMKEMGAALQTYMENGNVTISGHSGLADAGIILLGNIPQEIMDDTKLMIGDLPSLFHDTAMLDRFHGFIKGWEIPRMNDDMKISGWGLNSEYFCTILHLLRDDASYRAIVDEIVEYPEKSDTRDAEAVKRIATAYLKLLFPHVRNSSDVNRREFMQYCLRPAYKMRKSIRRQQGILDIEYRGKDIPVFTVKGE, encoded by the coding sequence GTGGATACAATTATCGAAGAAAAATTGAGAGACTATTTCGACGAGATGGTAGTATACAAAGATTTGAAAAAAAGTAATTTTTTCAAATCTTTAAGCCTGCCGTCATTCCTTCGAGATTGGGTTTTGAAAAAGTTTGAAGATGAAGATGGCGAATTTGATATTGAAGAAATCGCGCAGTTTGTTCAAACATATTTGCCTAAAAAAGAAGATTGGGATGTTGGAATCAAAAATCGGATTATCATGGAATATGAAAATGTTAAGATTCTGACAAAAATTATGGTGAATATCGATATTTCTACACAAGAAATTTCATTCTATCTTCCTGCGTTTGACCTTTCGCCGCATGAGACCATAATTGAAGCAGATGTTTGGCAGGAGTGTAAAGAACAACTGTCACAAGGAAGAGAATGTTGGGGGGTTGTAGAATTAGGATATCGACCGCCGACAGAGCAACCTCGGCAACCGGGAAAAATCAAATTGATAAGTTTTACTGATTTTTGTCCTTATGTTGTGGATTTGGATTATTATAAGGAACTTCGTGCAGAATTTTCCGTTCATGAATGGATAGATATTTTGTTGGGAGCAATAGATTATAATGCATCAGGATATAAGGACGAACCAGAGAAAAGAGCCGTTCTTACTAGACTTTTACCGTTTGTAGAAAAACGCTTGAATTTGATGGAGCTTGCCCCAAAGGGAACTGGAAAATCTTACATCTATGGCTCTATCAGTAAGTATGGTAATTTGTCTGCCGGATATATGACCAGAGCGAAACTTTTTTATGACTTGGGAAAACATTTAGAGGGTCTGGTATATAATAGTGATTTTATTGCGTTTGATGAGATACAGAAAATGCAGTTTTCGGATATGAAAGAGATGGGAGCTGCATTGCAGACGTATATGGAAAATGGCAATGTTACTATTTCTGGACATAGTGGATTGGCTGATGCTGGAATTATCTTACTGGGAAATATCCCACAAGAAATTATGGATGATACAAAGTTGATGATTGGCGATCTGCCGTCATTATTTCATGATACGGCCATGTTGGATCGTTTTCATGGCTTTATTAAAGGATGGGAAATTCCTAGAATGAATGATGATATGAAAATATCAGGGTGGGGATTAAATTCAGAATATTTCTGTACAATTTTACATTTATTGCGAGATGATGCAAGTTATCGTGCTATTGTTGATGAAATTGTAGAATATCCGGAGAAATCTGACACACGAGATGCGGAGGCTGTAAAACGTATTGCGACTGCATATTTGAAACTTTTGTTTCCTCATGTTAGAAATTCTAGCGATGTAAATCGAAGAGAATTTATGCAGTATTGTCTGCGGCCAGCATATAAAATGAGAAAATCTATTCGTAGACAGCAGGGGATTTTAGATATAGAATACAGAGGAAAAGACATACCTGTATTTACAGTAAAAGGAGAATAA